CTTGAAGAACTTATTGCACGATTGCAAGTCATTTCCGAAGAGATTCAAAACGAATCAACCGGAATTGAAGATGCGATATTGCTTTATGAAGAAGGCCAATCGATTGCAAAGCATTGCAGTGAAAGGCTAAACACCATACAAAAAAAACTCGAGGTACTGAATCCGGCTCTCTTTGCAGTGGATATGAAAAAAACCTTAGATACAAGTGAAGACGATGAATAATTATCGCTTTAAGACCTCTGCTGCAGCCCACCCTGTCCAGTTTTTCAGCCAACTCACACTTCCTGAA
This DNA window, taken from Chloroherpetonaceae bacterium, encodes the following:
- the xseB gene encoding exodeoxyribonuclease VII small subunit, which translates into the protein MPKKNADTAPIDFSQKKLEELIARLQVISEEIQNESTGIEDAILLYEEGQSIAKHCSERLNTIQKKLEVLNPALFAVDMKKTLDTSEDDE